A stretch of the Chloroflexota bacterium genome encodes the following:
- a CDS encoding PIG-L family deacetylase → MNKILAVVAHPDDETILCGGTLALLARAGANVHVLCATRGEGGELGEPPLCERPELGRVREQEMRCAAQALGGTSVEFLDYIDPTVGENEELHPYTDDFDELMQRLRDYIQQLCPDAVITHGSNGEYGHPAHVLTHRAVIAAMPDGISLYTFSPSFPEHPRPRLANTDDPADLILDISAAFEQKAAAAYCHRTQNALFVRRSSKRAGRQLSVPEVLMKVEGLHRVIGLLDDRLVDVLEIYRLKVAG, encoded by the coding sequence ATGAATAAGATTTTGGCTGTTGTCGCTCATCCTGATGATGAAACCATCCTTTGTGGCGGAACACTGGCTTTGCTGGCGCGTGCCGGAGCCAATGTGCATGTTCTTTGTGCTACGCGGGGCGAAGGCGGCGAGTTGGGCGAACCCCCGCTTTGTGAACGCCCCGAATTAGGCCGCGTGCGCGAACAGGAGATGCGCTGCGCCGCGCAAGCTCTGGGCGGCACAAGTGTTGAGTTTCTTGATTATATTGACCCTACCGTCGGCGAGAATGAAGAACTGCACCCCTACACCGACGATTTTGACGAACTGATGCAACGCCTGCGTGACTATATCCAGCAACTTTGCCCTGATGCGGTGATTACTCACGGCTCGAATGGCGAGTACGGTCATCCGGCGCATGTGCTTACGCATCGGGCGGTGATCGCGGCCATGCCAGATGGCATCTCGCTCTACACCTTCTCGCCGAGTTTCCCCGAACACCCGCGCCCGCGTCTCGCCAATACCGATGATCCTGCCGACTTGATTCTTGACATTAGCGCAGCCTTCGAGCAAAAAGCCGCCGCGGCTTATTGCCATCGCACTCAGAATGCGCTTTTCGTGCGCCGTTCATCGAAACGTGCCGGGCGGCAGTTGAGTGTCCCGGAAGTGTTGATGAAGGTGGAGGGGCTGCATCGGGTGATAGGATTGCTGGATGATAGGCTGGTAGATGTTCTTGAAATTTATCGGTTGAAGGTTGCAGGTTGA
- a CDS encoding CAP domain-containing protein: MARKQKRRKKRRARSRKIRIGWLFWLAGGLALAYFGIKTKPEVLDLFVDTPPPPNFTPTPYPTPVAPVIVGDTPDLDALAAYMLELINVDRVAEGLEPVQWDAHAAEVGRQHAQEMANAGYMSHWNLAGLGPDIRYGLSGGQAVVMENVYSYYSRYDDGSPVWEANWAARVREAQEALMNSPGHRANILTPEHTHVGVGMAYDPLSGEFRVAQEFTNQYLVLHTDADGNVFTAHPGELIIIKFELLPGVSQPLINLAFEPLPSPMSISALNDTSTYTSPAEFVDQIPATLDWNGDYKLRMILPGNAQSGYYHLRIWVVLNGENIPASDLVMMLVSDE, from the coding sequence ATGGCACGTAAACAAAAACGACGAAAGAAGCGACGAGCAAGAAGCCGTAAAATACGCATCGGCTGGTTATTTTGGCTTGCCGGGGGATTGGCGCTGGCCTATTTTGGCATCAAAACGAAGCCAGAAGTGTTAGATTTATTCGTAGACACTCCGCCACCCCCTAATTTCACACCCACACCTTACCCCACGCCGGTTGCACCTGTCATAGTGGGTGACACCCCCGATCTTGATGCCCTTGCGGCTTATATGCTTGAACTTATTAATGTAGACAGGGTTGCTGAAGGTTTAGAGCCAGTTCAGTGGGATGCACACGCGGCTGAAGTTGGCCGCCAACATGCGCAAGAAATGGCGAATGCTGGCTATATGTCGCATTGGAACCTGGCCGGGCTGGGCCCAGATATTCGCTATGGCCTGTCCGGTGGGCAGGCTGTCGTTATGGAAAATGTGTATTCATACTATAGCCGCTATGATGATGGCAGCCCGGTTTGGGAAGCAAATTGGGCTGCGCGTGTACGTGAAGCCCAGGAAGCCTTAATGAACAGCCCCGGCCATCGGGCGAATATTCTTACACCGGAACATACGCATGTTGGCGTGGGGATGGCCTATGATCCCCTGAGCGGTGAATTCCGCGTGGCGCAGGAGTTTACCAATCAGTATTTGGTGCTTCATACCGATGCTGATGGAAATGTTTTTACAGCGCATCCCGGCGAGTTGATTATTATCAAATTTGAATTACTTCCTGGGGTGAGTCAACCCCTCATCAATCTGGCATTTGAGCCGCTGCCATCTCCAATGAGCATTTCGGCGTTAAACGACACATCCACTTATACATCTCCTGCTGAGTTTGTGGATCAAATCCCTGCGACATTGGACTGGAATGGCGATTATAAGCTGCGCATGATTCTGCCGGGCAACGCACAGTCGGGGTATTATCATCTTCGCATTTGGGTTGTCCTGAATGGCGAAAATATCCCCGCCAGTGATCTGGTGATGATGCTGGTTTCTGATGAATAA
- a CDS encoding prohibitin family protein — protein MNVTVAISAIAGLAWLAVVGLLAFIVMRASRQKPVKGMVTTLIVILLLAVILNTASAGLIFIEPQERGVVISAIQDGIRPEALQPGLRWVVPYFESVITYPISRQTYTMSIASEEGQIQGDDSVEARTSDGQVVLIDASIIFVIDPAEVVDVHVKWQDQYINNLVRPQSRGVIRDAVSQFGIEEVYSSQRLVLTEMMTTQMAETMEEGGLILVDFILRNITFSDEYAASVEQKQIAEQLAQQAFFVVEQRKQEAEQARQTAEGSADAAVIRAQGEADSLLINAQALADARIIQAQAEAEALQLIADVIKNSPDLLTYRYIEELTPSIDVMLLPSDNPFLFPLPEMNNTQPATVLPVTPDTGTESP, from the coding sequence ATGAATGTTACTGTTGCTATTTCTGCAATTGCTGGTCTGGCCTGGTTGGCCGTTGTTGGCCTGCTCGCTTTTATTGTAATGCGTGCGTCCCGACAAAAACCAGTCAAAGGTATGGTTACTACGCTCATTGTTATCTTGCTACTGGCAGTAATTTTAAATACGGCCAGCGCCGGGTTGATTTTCATAGAGCCACAGGAACGCGGTGTGGTGATCTCGGCTATTCAAGATGGTATCCGCCCGGAGGCTTTGCAGCCTGGTTTGCGCTGGGTGGTACCTTATTTCGAAAGTGTCATCACGTACCCGATTTCGCGCCAAACCTATACCATGTCGATCGCTTCCGAGGAGGGTCAAATACAAGGTGATGACTCGGTTGAAGCGCGCACATCGGATGGGCAGGTTGTCCTAATTGATGCTTCGATCATCTTCGTCATTGACCCCGCCGAGGTTGTCGATGTGCATGTCAAGTGGCAAGATCAATATATCAACAACCTGGTGCGCCCGCAATCGCGCGGTGTGATCCGAGATGCGGTTTCACAGTTCGGCATCGAAGAAGTTTACAGCTCCCAACGCCTGGTGTTGACCGAGATGATGACCACCCAAATGGCCGAAACAATGGAAGAAGGCGGCCTGATATTGGTAGACTTCATCTTGCGCAATATCACTTTTTCGGACGAATATGCCGCTTCGGTTGAACAAAAACAGATCGCTGAGCAATTAGCGCAACAAGCTTTCTTTGTTGTTGAACAGCGTAAACAAGAAGCTGAACAGGCCCGTCAAACCGCAGAAGGCAGCGCCGATGCCGCGGTGATTCGCGCCCAGGGTGAAGCCGACTCGCTGTTGATTAACGCCCAGGCTCTGGCTGATGCGCGCATCATCCAGGCGCAGGCTGAGGCAGAAGCCTTGCAATTGATCGCCGATGTGATAAAAAATAGCCCGGATTTGCTGACGTACCGCTATATCGAGGAATTAACCCCCAGCATTGATGTGATGCTGCTGCCCAGCGACAATCCGTTCTTATTCCCGTTGCCGGAAATGAATAACACCCAACCAGCCACTGTGCTACCGGTCACGCCGGATACTGGAACCGAAAGCCCGTAG
- the selD gene encoding selenide, water dikinase SelD, with protein MSEQNAETSSEKKIRLTTLSSCSGUASKLSAEALAQVLRPIENIFDNRDYPDLLVGLGDPDDAAVWRLDGERALVVTTDFFTPVVDTPYEYGAIAAANSLSDVYAMGGTPFLALNIAAFPPELPPDFLGEILRGGAEKACEAKVVVVGGHTIQDKEPKYGLIVLGFAHPDKMMTKGGARPGDVLLLSKPLGFGTTTTAIKGQKASPADLNEVIEWMSRLNREAASLGVEFGTRGATDITGFSLLGHAWEMASASGVGLRFEWNKIPFTSGAMRYAKDFIFPGGASDNRLYFSKNVRFIREMEEYEELLLFDPQTSGGLLLAVPPKNVEAMLQRAEAIHQPLWVMGEVTEGNYIEIV; from the coding sequence ATGAGCGAACAAAACGCCGAAACTTCCTCCGAAAAGAAAATTCGCCTGACAACGCTGTCAAGCTGTTCGGGTTGAGCGTCAAAATTAAGCGCAGAAGCGCTGGCGCAGGTGCTGCGTCCAATTGAAAATATATTTGACAACCGCGATTATCCTGATCTTTTAGTGGGGCTTGGCGATCCCGATGATGCCGCGGTCTGGCGGCTCGACGGTGAACGCGCCTTGGTGGTGACAACCGATTTTTTCACCCCTGTCGTGGATACACCCTATGAATACGGAGCCATCGCCGCGGCAAATAGTCTCTCGGATGTGTATGCGATGGGCGGCACACCATTTTTGGCGCTGAATATAGCCGCTTTCCCCCCTGAATTGCCACCCGATTTCCTCGGCGAAATTTTACGCGGCGGGGCAGAGAAGGCGTGCGAGGCCAAAGTGGTCGTCGTCGGGGGGCATACCATTCAGGATAAAGAACCAAAATACGGCCTGATTGTGCTGGGTTTCGCACATCCCGATAAAATGATGACCAAAGGTGGTGCGCGTCCCGGCGATGTGCTGCTGCTCAGCAAGCCGCTGGGCTTTGGCACAACGACCACAGCCATCAAGGGTCAAAAAGCATCTCCAGCAGATTTGAACGAAGTCATCGAGTGGATGTCACGTCTGAACCGCGAGGCGGCTTCCCTGGGGGTGGAGTTTGGCACCCGGGGAGCGACGGACATCACCGGATTTAGCTTGCTCGGCCACGCCTGGGAGATGGCATCTGCCTCGGGGGTTGGCTTGCGCTTCGAGTGGAATAAAATCCCCTTCACCTCAGGGGCGATGCGTTATGCCAAAGATTTTATTTTCCCCGGCGGAGCATCCGACAATCGCCTGTATTTTTCTAAAAATGTGCGTTTCATCCGCGAGATGGAAGAGTACGAAGAACTGCTGCTCTTTGATCCGCAAACCAGCGGTGGTTTGCTGCTGGCCGTACCGCCCAAAAATGTCGAAGCCATGCTGCAACGCGCCGAAGCCATTCATCAGCCACTCTGGGTGATGGGTGAAGTCACCGAAGGAAACTATATCGAGATTGTCTAA